In Actinomycetota bacterium, the genomic stretch CCGGGCGGCCTGAGTGACACCAGCGACGTCGGCGGGCCGAATCGCGGCCCGGGCACCTAAAGGCAGGCGCCCGGCGCGCTTCGCGCGCCGGGCGCCGGGAACGTCGGGAGAGCGCTACGCGCTCTTCGGCAGCATGCGGGTCATCTTCGTCCCGCAGTTGGGGCACTTGCCCTGGGCGGCCCGGGAGCCGTTCGCCAGCTCCTTCACCTCGCCCTCGAACTCGCGCTTCTCACGGCACTTCACGCAGTAGCCCTGATACGACGCCATGGGGTACTCCTTTCGTGTCGGGGGGTCTCCGGCTATCTTCCCCCGCCACGGGCGCGACATGCCGTAACTCAAGCGCGTGTATGCACGCAGCGCGTTCGAATCCCCACCGTGCGCGTCGAACGCTGCGGGTTCCTAGCGCTGCGGTGCCCAGGAGGGCGGTCGCTTCTCGAAGAAGGCCACCACGCCCTCCTGGCCCTCCTCCCCCACCCGGGCCTCCGAGATCGCCTGCACGGTCAGCTCGCGGACGTCCTCGGGCTGCCTGCCGACCACCTGCTCGAGGAGACGACGCGTCTCCCGCAAGGCACCGGGGGCGGCGGCCAGGAACGCCTCGACGTACTCCTCGACGGTCGCGTCCAGCTCCTCGGGAGGGACGACGCGGTGGACGAGCCCCGCCTCGTACGCCCGGTCGGCGTCGAACCGCTCCGCGGTGAGGAACATGGAGCGGGCGAACGCGTAGCCCACCTTGCGCACGACGAAGGGCGAGATCACCGCGGGCACCAGCCCCAGGCGCACCTCCGTGAAGGCGAAGACCGTGTCCTCGGCCGCCACGGCCACGTC encodes the following:
- a CDS encoding DUF5679 domain-containing protein yields the protein MASYQGYCVKCREKREFEGEVKELANGSRAAQGKCPNCGTKMTRMLPKSA
- a CDS encoding enoyl-CoA hydratase-related protein, which codes for MISFSTDERGVARLALNRPDVRNAFNDELIAAVTDTVRDLDPSVRVLVLSGEGKVFCAGADLNWMRGMAGYSLDENRADSTRLRTMFEALDECPVPVVGRVHGAAMAGATGLVACCDVAVAAEDTVFAFTEVRLGLVPAVISPFVVRKVGYAFARSMFLTAERFDADRAYEAGLVHRVVPPEELDATVEEYVEAFLAAAPGALRETRRLLEQVVGRQPEDVRELTVQAISEARVGEEGQEGVVAFFEKRPPSWAPQR